One genomic window of Cannabis sativa cultivar Pink pepper isolate KNU-18-1 chromosome 2, ASM2916894v1, whole genome shotgun sequence includes the following:
- the LOC115721194 gene encoding protein DYAD encodes MAEWGIRPHMVFKNPNVIQDKKNPCLLSLDSSSSSPEPKEKGGVVVVVKTETLQLPQEGLTKRKRLNRTQLKEAKAAKLHGKQKQTSSSKRKSRKKNDCQIERWSAERYKMAEENMLDILKTKGATFQNPISRQELRGAARKSIGDTGLLDHMLKHLDGKVAPGGTERFRRWHNRDGAMEYWLEDAELDDIRQQAGVEDPFWIPSSGKSMKPVDDDDSVTAARELKMLRTELNKMKSDMEELSRKKQEPYNGNRIEEMFKEMVKWKAETDQNLKLILTSWKSMQGMYEDLITWKAKLEQQLVEIKNFLSSMQESQLQHPTSSPQAHEQWEDWLESTKLDDGQGSELLPWFDSTTTTTSLLNLEQDIVMQDLYSFLPIPSKTGDCLSQGAASSREMERLKDKMIKDGQEFPRNQKEDPANVTPDSSITANSISDFHNSSFMCQEMFQELFNWKAKMEEKVNEIASFVNMIRHPSNY; translated from the exons ATGGCTGAGTGGGGTATTCGTCCTCATATGGTGTTTAAAAACCCCAATGTAATTCAAGACAAGAAGAATCCTTGTTTGCTTTCATTagactcatcatcatcatcacctgaACCCAAAGAGAAAGgtggtgttgttgttgttgtcaaGACTGAAACCCTTCAATTACCCCAAGAAGGACTTACCAAGAGGAAGCGCCTTAACCGAACACAACTCAAAGAAGCTAAGGCTGCAAAATTACATGGGAAGCAGAAGCAGACTAGTAGTTCTAAGCGTAAGTCCAGGAAGAAGAATGATTGTCAAATAGAAAGGTGGTCTGCTGAGAG GTATAAGATGGCAGAGGAAAACATGTTGGACATTTTGAAAACTAAAGGAGCAACTTTTCAGAACCCAATTTCGAGACAAGAACTGAGGGGTGCTGCTCGTAAATCCATAGGCGATACAGGCCTGCTTGATCATATGCTGAAGCATCTTGATGGGAAGGTGGCTCCAGGTGGGACTGAGCGGTTTAGAAGGTGGCATAACAGAGATGGTGCGATGGAATACTGGTTGGAGGATGCTGAACTTGATGACATACGACAGCAAGCCGGGGTGGAAGATCCTTTCTGGATTCCATCATCAGGGAAGAGCATGAAGCCAGTGGATGATGATGATTCTGTTACTGCTGCTCGAGAACTGAAAATGCTTAGAACCGAGTTGAACAAAATGAAGAG TGATATGGAAGAGTTATCGCGCAAGAAGCAAGAGCCATACAATGGCAATCGAATTGAG GAAATGTTTAAGGAAATGGTGAAATGGAAAGCTGAGACTGATCAAAACCTGAAACTGATTTTAACTTCTTGGAAGAGCATGCAG GGAATGTATGAGGACTTAATAACATGGAAAGCGAAACTCGAGCAGCAGCTGgtggaaattaaaaatttcttaagTAGTATGCAAGAATCTCAGCTACAACATCCTACTTCCAGTCCTCAAGCTCATGAACAGTGGGAAGATTGGTTAGAGAGTACTAAACTCGATGATGGCCAGGGAAGCGAACTTTTACCATGGTTCGATAGCACTACTACTACTACCAGCCTTCTTAATCTTGAGCAAGATATTGTGATGCAAGATCTCTACTCATTCTTGCCTATTCCTTCCAAGACCGGGGATTGCCTATCTCAAGGCGCTGCTTCTTCAAGAGAAATGGAACGATTGAAAGACAAAATGATAAA GGATGGCCAGGAGTTTCCGAGAAATCAGAAAGAAGATCCTGCTAACGTGACACCCGATTCTTCTATTACTGCTAACTCCATATCAGATTTCCACAATTCATCATTTATGTGTCAG GAAATGTTTCAAGAGTTGTTTAATTGGAAGGCTAAAATGGAAGAGAAGGTGAATGAAATAGCTAGTTTTGTCAATATGATTAGGCATCCATCTAATTATTAG
- the LOC115718752 gene encoding uncharacterized protein LOC115718752 isoform X2 produces MEEAAKRYLEKKENEFDIETVPRRLFEVLVSQGYHLHLIEPGRIICSLTVPTRLLGDNSLHGGATATMVDLIGSAVLYTHGVPASGVSVEINISYLDSAYAGEEIEVEAKTLLLGKAIGVVSVELRKKNTGKIIAHGRHSKYLVGSSKM; encoded by the exons ATGGAGGAAGCAGCCAAGAGGTATTTGGAGAAAAAGGAGAATGAGTTTGACATTGAAACAGTTCCCAGAAGATTGTTTGAGGTTTTGGTGAGTCAAGGTTACCATCTCCATCTTATTGAGCCAGGTCGTATTATATGTTCTCTCACAGTCCCAACTCGTCTCCTG GGTGATAATTCCCTACACGGTGGTGCAACGGCGACTATGGTGGATTTGATTGGTTCAGCTGTGTTGTATACCCATGGAGTTCCAGCTAGTGGGGTCTCTGTGGAGATCAATATATCTTACTTGGATTCTGCTTATGCTGGT GAGGAAATTGAGGTGGAGGCCAAGACTTTGCTCCTTGGGAAAGCAATTGGTGTTGTGAGTGTGGAGCTTAGGAAGAAAAATACAGGCAAAATTATTGCTCATGGAAGGCATTCTAAGTACCTTGTTGGCTCTAGTAAAATGTGA
- the LOC115718752 gene encoding uncharacterized protein LOC115718752 isoform X1, whose protein sequence is MEEAAKRYLEKKENEFDIETVPRRLFEVLVSQGYHLHLIEPGRIICSLTVPTRLLKGDNSLHGGATATMVDLIGSAVLYTHGVPASGVSVEINISYLDSAYAGEEIEVEAKTLLLGKAIGVVSVELRKKNTGKIIAHGRHSKYLVGSSKM, encoded by the exons ATGGAGGAAGCAGCCAAGAGGTATTTGGAGAAAAAGGAGAATGAGTTTGACATTGAAACAGTTCCCAGAAGATTGTTTGAGGTTTTGGTGAGTCAAGGTTACCATCTCCATCTTATTGAGCCAGGTCGTATTATATGTTCTCTCACAGTCCCAACTCGTCTCCTG AAGGGTGATAATTCCCTACACGGTGGTGCAACGGCGACTATGGTGGATTTGATTGGTTCAGCTGTGTTGTATACCCATGGAGTTCCAGCTAGTGGGGTCTCTGTGGAGATCAATATATCTTACTTGGATTCTGCTTATGCTGGT GAGGAAATTGAGGTGGAGGCCAAGACTTTGCTCCTTGGGAAAGCAATTGGTGTTGTGAGTGTGGAGCTTAGGAAGAAAAATACAGGCAAAATTATTGCTCATGGAAGGCATTCTAAGTACCTTGTTGGCTCTAGTAAAATGTGA
- the LOC115718751 gene encoding calcium-dependent protein kinase SK5, with product MKKSTSIPQSKPIWVLPYRTQSVTELYNLGRKLGQGQFGTTFLCTDKSTGFRFACKSIPKRKLLCSEDYEDVWREIQIMHHLSEHPNVVRIRGTYEDSYTVHLVMELCEGGELFDRIVKKGQYSEREAAKLTKTIVGVVEACHSLGVMHRDLKPENFLFDTVEEDAALKATDFGLSVFYKPGETFSDVVGSPYYVAPEVLRKLYGPEADVWSAGVILYILLSGVPPFWAETEMGIFRQILQGKLDFESEPWPGISESAKDLIRKMLERNPKKRLTAHEVLCHPWIVDDRIAPDKPLDSAVLSRLKQFSAMNKLKKMALRVIAERLSEEEIGGLKELFKMIDTDNSGTITYDELKEGLNRVGSELMESEIKDLMDAADIDNSGTIDYGEFLAATVHLNKLEREENLLSAFSFFDKDGSGFITIDELQQACKEFGLNDFHLDEMIQEIDQDNDGQIDYGEFAAMMRKGNGGIGRRTMRNQINLGDALGLSNSNSSSSHGDGDRVPNVDE from the exons ATGAAGAAATCCACTTCGATTCCTCAATCGAAACCCATATGGGTCCTTCCATATCGGACCCAAAGCGTAACTGAGCTATACAATCTTGGAAGAAAGCTTGGCCAAGGTCAGTTCGGTACTACCTTCCTTTGTACGGACAAATCAACTGGGTTTCGTTTCGCCTGTAAATCGATCCCAAAAAGAAAGCTCCTTTGCTCTGAGGATTACGAGGATGTTTGGAGAGAGATTCAGATAATGCACCACTTGTCTGAACACCCAAACGTGGTTAGGATCCGTGGTACTTATGAAGATTCTTACACTGTTCATTTGGTTATGGAGCTTTGTGAAGGTGGTGAGCTTTTTGATAGGATTGTTAAGAAAGGTCAGTATAGTGAAAGAGAGGCTGCTAAGTTGACCAAGACCATTGTTGGGGTTGTTGAGGCTTGTCATTCTCTTGGGGTTATGCATAGAGATCTTAAGCCTGAGAATTTCTTGTTTGATACTGTTGAGGAAGATGCTGCTCTTAAAGCCACTGACTTTGGTCTCTCTGTTTTTTACAAACCAG gTGAAACGTTTTCTGATGTTGTGGGTAGTCCTTATTATGTTGCTCCTGAGGTTTTGCGTAAGCTTTATGGACCTGAAGCTGATGTATGGAGTGCAGGGGTTATACTTTACATCTTGTTAAGTGGAGTGCCACCTTTCTGGGCag AGACTGAAATGGGGATCTTTAGACAGATATTGCAAGGAAAACTTGATTTTGAATCTGAACCATGGCCTGGTATTTCGGAAAGTGCCAAGGATCTAATAAGAAAAATGCTTGAAAGAAACCCAAAGAAAAGACTGACTGCTCATGAGGTTCTTT GCCATCCTTGGATTGTAGATGACAGGATTGCACCAGATAAACCCCTTGATTCTGCTGTGCTTTCGCGCCTCAAGCAATTCTCTGCTATGAATAAACTCAAAAAAATGGCTTTGCGA GTCATAGCTGAGAGGCTTTCGGAAGAAGAAATTGGCGGTTTAAAAGAGTTGTTCAAAATGATAGACACCGACAATAGTGGAACTATCACATATGATGAACTTAAAGAGGGACTAAACAGAGTTGGTTCTGAGCTCATGGAATCCGAAATCAAAGATCTCATGGATGCA GCAGATATTGACAACAGTGGAACGATCGATTATGGTGAATTTCTTGCTGCAACTGTGCACTTGAATAAGCTGGAAAGAGAGGAAAACTTATTGTCAGCATTTTCATTTTTCGATAAAGATGGTAGCGGTTTCATAACAATCGATGAGCTTCAACAAGCCTGCAAAGAGTTTGGTTTGAACGACTTCCACCTCGACGAGATGATACAAGAAATCGATCAAGATAAT GATGGACAAATTGATTATGGGGAATTCGCTGCGATGATGAGAAAGGGCAATGGGGGAATAGGGAGGCGAACAATGCGAAACCAGATCAACTTGGGAGATGCTCTAGGATTGTCTAACTCGAACTCGAGCTCCAGCCATGGAGATGGAGATAGAGTTCCTAATGTTGATGAGTGA